A region from the Rhodothermales bacterium genome encodes:
- the ffh gene encoding signal recognition particle protein translates to MFESLSDKLDVALKNVKGQGRINELNIAETMREVRRALLDADVNYQVARDFTDRVKEQATNESVLTAVSPGQQFVKILYDELVFLLGDVHVDLNKAKRPPTVILVAGLQGSGKTTFVAKLARHLKSKGKSPLLAAADVYRPAAVDQLETLAKQINVPVYSLRGDDGAPLKDAVRVADEAVKEARRLGRDTVIIDTAGRLHVDEEMMQEVVDIKSATEPDEVLFVVDSMTGQDAVNTAKAFNERLDVDGIVLTKLDGDTRGGAALSIRTVVQKPIKFASMGEKLDALTEFYPDRMAQRILGMGDIVSFVEKAQEQFDEDEAEKLQRKITSQDFNLEDFYTQLQRIKKMGSMKDLLGMIPGVGKQIKDLDVEDDAFKHIEAMIQSMTVEERENPNVINGSRRQRIARGSGVEVQDVNQLLKQFREMKKMMKTMSKLAKKGRPADIGNVLGSLGGR, encoded by the coding sequence ATGTTCGAAAGCCTTTCTGACAAGCTCGACGTCGCCCTCAAGAACGTTAAAGGGCAGGGACGGATCAACGAGCTCAACATCGCCGAGACGATGCGCGAGGTCCGCCGCGCGCTCCTCGACGCCGATGTGAACTACCAGGTCGCCCGCGACTTCACGGACCGCGTGAAGGAGCAGGCCACGAATGAGTCGGTGCTCACCGCCGTCTCCCCCGGCCAGCAGTTCGTCAAAATCCTCTACGACGAGCTCGTCTTCCTCCTCGGCGACGTCCACGTCGATCTCAACAAGGCGAAGCGGCCGCCGACCGTCATCCTCGTCGCCGGGCTCCAGGGCTCGGGCAAGACGACGTTCGTCGCCAAGCTTGCGCGGCACCTCAAGAGCAAGGGCAAAAGCCCGCTCCTCGCCGCTGCCGATGTCTACCGGCCCGCCGCCGTCGACCAGCTCGAGACGCTCGCGAAGCAGATCAACGTCCCCGTCTACAGCCTCCGCGGCGACGACGGCGCGCCGCTGAAGGACGCCGTCCGCGTCGCCGACGAGGCCGTGAAAGAGGCCCGCCGCCTCGGCCGCGACACCGTCATCATCGACACGGCCGGTCGCCTCCACGTCGACGAGGAGATGATGCAGGAGGTCGTCGACATCAAGTCTGCGACCGAGCCTGACGAAGTGCTCTTCGTCGTCGACTCGATGACGGGGCAGGACGCGGTCAACACGGCGAAGGCGTTCAACGAGCGGCTCGACGTGGACGGCATCGTCCTCACGAAGCTCGACGGCGACACGCGCGGCGGCGCGGCGCTCTCGATCCGCACCGTCGTCCAGAAGCCGATCAAGTTCGCCTCGATGGGCGAGAAGCTCGACGCGCTCACCGAGTTCTACCCGGACCGGATGGCCCAGCGGATTCTCGGGATGGGCGACATCGTGTCATTCGTCGAGAAGGCGCAGGAGCAGTTCGACGAGGACGAGGCCGAGAAGCTCCAGCGCAAGATCACGAGCCAGGACTTCAACCTCGAAGACTTCTACACCCAGCTCCAGCGGATCAAGAAGATGGGGTCGATGAAGGACCTCCTCGGCATGATCCCCGGCGTCGGCAAGCAGATCAAGGACCTCGACGTGGAGGACGACGCATTCAAGCACATCGAGGCGATGATCCAGTCGATGACGGTGGAGGAGCGTGAGAACCCGAACGTGATCAACGGCAGCCGCCGTCAACGGATCGCCCGCGGCTCCGGCGTCGAGGTGCAGGACGTGAACCAGCTCCTCAAGCAGTTCCGCGAGATGAAGAAGATGATGAAGACGATGAGCAAGCTCGCCAAGAAGGGCCGCCCGGCCGACATCGGAAACGTGCTCGGCAGCCTCGGCGGACGCTAG
- a CDS encoding T9SS type A sorting domain-containing protein — translation MRTLILALAACTVTASPALAQVLSPSVILSGQDGVSISQLGNEARALVETSPHDDAFRLQLFADLAERGVRSEEALLDRQVFQAWNGDVWEDEARNLYTYYDGVQAQMINQEFNNSLWVDMRRANFSYAEGQLVEEIREWREEGEWRDVSRVSYSYADQHLTERLAQVWSGSEWINSVRLVFSVDDDGRRTFAVYQVWDGAMWDDDERYFYAYSEAGVLQELRSERWNGTAWSNAWRETGNYEAGLLSNLLGQVWNGATWVGAYRLFYSHDANGNRITTIQQAFIDAEWVNVVRTLFEYRGTTASEQEVAPSALAFSVYPNPAVSAATLGFELEQAGTITWSAFDVTGRRVAGEPERTVSAGAHAMGWDLRDLPAGVYVIQLRTERQVTTQRIVVVK, via the coding sequence ATGCGAACGCTCATCTTGGCGCTAGCCGCTTGTACGGTTACTGCGTCCCCCGCACTTGCGCAAGTCCTCAGTCCCTCCGTCATCCTAAGTGGACAGGATGGCGTCTCCATTAGTCAATTAGGTAATGAAGCGCGCGCTCTTGTTGAGACCTCGCCACATGACGACGCTTTCAGGCTACAACTCTTCGCAGACCTTGCCGAACGTGGCGTGCGCTCCGAAGAAGCTCTCTTGGATCGCCAAGTGTTCCAGGCTTGGAATGGGGATGTTTGGGAGGACGAAGCGCGGAACCTGTACACCTACTATGACGGCGTACAGGCGCAGATGATCAATCAGGAGTTCAACAACTCGCTGTGGGTAGATATGCGCCGAGCGAACTTTAGCTATGCTGAGGGGCAACTCGTTGAAGAGATTCGGGAGTGGCGAGAGGAGGGCGAATGGAGAGATGTTTCCCGAGTCTCGTATTCGTACGCAGATCAGCACCTCACTGAGCGTCTAGCACAGGTGTGGTCTGGATCGGAGTGGATTAACTCCGTCCGGCTCGTGTTCTCGGTCGATGACGATGGTAGGCGCACGTTCGCCGTTTATCAGGTGTGGGATGGCGCCATGTGGGACGACGACGAACGTTATTTCTATGCTTACAGTGAAGCAGGCGTACTGCAAGAGTTGCGGAGCGAGAGGTGGAATGGCACAGCGTGGTCCAACGCATGGCGGGAGACGGGAAACTACGAGGCTGGGCTGCTCTCGAACTTGCTCGGTCAGGTTTGGAATGGAGCGACGTGGGTAGGTGCTTATAGGCTTTTCTACTCACACGATGCGAACGGGAATCGAATTACGACTATCCAGCAGGCTTTCATTGACGCAGAGTGGGTCAACGTAGTCCGTACCCTGTTCGAGTACCGGGGCACCACGGCAAGCGAGCAGGAAGTGGCGCCGTCAGCCTTGGCTTTCTCTGTCTACCCCAACCCCGCAGTGAGCGCGGCGACGCTCGGGTTCGAACTGGAGCAGGCCGGCACAATTACGTGGTCGGCGTTCGATGTGACGGGGCGCCGCGTCGCTGGGGAGCCGGAGCGCACCGTGAGCGCGGGTGCGCACGCGATGGGCTGGGACCTTCGCGATCTACCCGCTGGGGTGTACGTCATCCAACTCCGCACGGAGCGACAGGTGACGACACAACGCATCGTCGTGGTGAAGTAG
- a CDS encoding tryptophan 2,3-dioxygenase family protein, giving the protein MTDRPSLNSDHDSPWWDFAIDPTVRDDVEARRLTDADGMPLVNAPDDEGRLGIDYPGYLGLDLLLGAQVPASRVPDERVFIITHQLFELVFKQMIFDLGVVARTMQALLDAGDDELRERALEPLPDDLGPSAFWRPAMTAAGRLRHAARRVLPAIMTFMGRSETDDVLFSTLEYERFRDFLAPASGFQTAQLRLIQRALGKNPILRVHVFPGDVFGRHYTGCPVGHVSLGDPLVLRSGHSRAFPAEGAPAQAVAELDRTAHAVLARLAPLAEGLSAAPSIRTMHGEDVTRAVSRLRATLGEVDGAEATVIQFRGEMESAAREENERRAGLGDARRGAQALHARHRRSCLAFVLDRISATDAALHAPDGDSFLTVHRKTVRRHVAGDGGTGGGGMPYLVTSQRFLLPLFPALVAYTDLGTAGTDEDGDRW; this is encoded by the coding sequence ATGACCGATCGTCCATCGCTGAACTCGGATCACGACTCGCCGTGGTGGGACTTCGCTATCGACCCCACCGTGCGCGACGATGTCGAGGCTCGTCGTCTCACCGACGCCGACGGAATGCCCCTCGTAAACGCCCCCGACGACGAAGGGCGGCTCGGCATCGACTACCCGGGGTATCTCGGGCTCGACCTGCTCCTGGGCGCTCAAGTCCCAGCGTCGCGCGTACCGGACGAGCGCGTGTTCATCATCACGCACCAGCTCTTCGAACTCGTCTTCAAGCAGATGATCTTCGACCTCGGTGTCGTCGCCCGCACGATGCAGGCGCTCCTCGACGCCGGCGACGACGAGCTCCGCGAGCGCGCCCTCGAACCGCTCCCGGATGACCTCGGCCCGTCGGCGTTCTGGCGGCCTGCGATGACGGCGGCCGGGCGCCTCCGCCACGCGGCTCGGCGCGTGCTCCCCGCCATCATGACGTTCATGGGCCGGAGCGAGACCGACGACGTCTTGTTCTCCACACTCGAATACGAGCGGTTCCGCGACTTCCTCGCCCCGGCTAGCGGATTTCAGACGGCGCAACTCCGACTCATCCAACGCGCCCTCGGCAAGAATCCGATCCTGCGCGTGCACGTCTTCCCGGGCGATGTCTTCGGCCGCCATTACACGGGGTGCCCGGTCGGTCATGTCTCGCTCGGCGACCCGCTCGTGCTGCGCTCCGGACACAGCCGTGCGTTTCCCGCCGAAGGCGCTCCGGCCCAGGCCGTCGCAGAACTCGACCGGACCGCCCACGCGGTCCTCGCCCGCCTCGCCCCCCTGGCCGAAGGGCTCTCGGCTGCGCCCTCGATCCGCACGATGCACGGAGAAGATGTGACGCGCGCCGTTTCCCGCCTCCGCGCCACGTTGGGGGAAGTGGACGGGGCCGAAGCCACCGTCATCCAGTTCCGTGGAGAGATGGAATCGGCGGCGCGGGAGGAGAACGAGCGCCGGGCTGGGCTCGGGGACGCGCGACGCGGGGCGCAGGCGCTCCACGCCCGCCATCGCCGGAGTTGCCTCGCGTTTGTCCTCGACCGGATCTCGGCGACCGACGCCGCACTCCACGCGCCCGACGGAGACAGCTTCCTCACCGTCCACCGCAAAACCGTCCGCCGCCACGTCGCGGGCGATGGCGGGACGGGCGGCGGCGGGATGCCCTACCTCGTCACGAGCCAGCGCTTCCTCCTCCCCCTCTTCCCCGCGCTCGTCGCCTACACCGACCTCGGCACGGCCGGGACCGATGAGGACGGCGACCGCTGGTAG
- a CDS encoding carboxymuconolactone decarboxylase family protein, protein MAHDTNASDRLDAFEAYRTRMNARILEEKTHLGIKRFFALDGAAYRDGALDGKTKELLGLVASAVLRCNDCIDYHLIQCVDAGFTDEELDDALNVALVVGGSIVIPHLRHAVDTIDALRAREA, encoded by the coding sequence ATGGCTCACGACACGAACGCTTCCGACCGCCTCGACGCTTTCGAGGCCTACCGCACGCGGATGAACGCCCGCATCCTCGAGGAGAAGACCCACCTCGGCATCAAACGTTTCTTCGCGCTCGACGGCGCGGCCTACCGCGACGGCGCGCTCGACGGCAAGACGAAGGAGTTGCTCGGCCTCGTCGCCAGCGCCGTGCTCCGCTGCAACGACTGCATCGACTACCACCTGATCCAGTGCGTTGACGCCGGGTTCACCGACGAAGAACTCGACGACGCGCTGAACGTCGCGCTCGTCGTCGGCGGGAGCATCGTGATCCCGCACCTCCGCCACGCCGTCGACACGATTGATGCGTTGCGGGCGCGCGAGGCGTAG
- a CDS encoding 5-formyltetrahydrofolate cyclo-ligase codes for MKTPAPPISKERLRERFRAARLALSPDEAAAHSAAICERLAALPEVRAARVVHVYWPLLDRREVDTRPLIRRLAASGTCVVLPTVAAFDGTPTLGHVAFESEDRMRPNRWGIPEPYDTAAVNPAELDAVIVPAFGAGRDGHRIGHGRGYYDAFLAAVDAPAIGAVYATCLVDAVPAESHDVALDVIVTEREAWRPALPRR; via the coding sequence GTGAAAACTCCGGCCCCCCCGATTTCCAAAGAGCGACTGCGCGAGCGCTTCCGCGCCGCCCGCCTCGCGCTCTCCCCCGACGAAGCCGCCGCGCACAGCGCCGCGATCTGCGAGCGCCTCGCCGCGCTGCCCGAAGTCCGAGCGGCCCGCGTCGTTCACGTGTACTGGCCGCTCCTCGACCGGCGCGAGGTAGACACCCGCCCGCTCATCCGTCGGCTCGCGGCATCGGGAACGTGCGTCGTCCTCCCCACCGTCGCTGCTTTCGACGGAACGCCGACGTTGGGACACGTCGCCTTCGAAAGCGAGGATCGGATGCGGCCGAACCGGTGGGGCATCCCCGAACCGTACGACACCGCCGCCGTCAATCCCGCCGAACTAGACGCCGTCATCGTCCCGGCGTTCGGGGCGGGGCGCGACGGGCACCGGATCGGGCACGGGCGCGGGTACTACGACGCCTTCCTCGCTGCCGTCGATGCTCCCGCCATCGGCGCGGTCTACGCTACCTGCCTCGTCGACGCCGTGCCCGCGGAGTCGCACGACGTGGCGCTCGACGTGATCGTGACGGAGCGCGAGGCGTGGCGCCCCGCCCTGCCCCGCCGCTGA
- a CDS encoding PspC domain-containing protein, with product MSTRTRRQRPSESDPHEAESVFAYETAYGLDDDITDDDIEEFLYSKEAEDQKPGFWNLPTAAGLSTIGVGSAYLLQELGLFSSGFDFSALVGPWLIGVLIILIGFGVLSWSPNRKKRKQKQRAQAARRRARSESSRTAAGASRREQRKERKTERRERFAERRQKFTKSRTNKKIFGVCGGIGQAFGIDPTLVRIAFVIALIAAGGTAIPIYLLLAWLMPNGDAVASDIADSDLDDDRLIIIR from the coding sequence ATGAGCACCCGCACCCGGCGCCAGCGCCCTTCCGAAAGCGACCCGCACGAAGCAGAAAGCGTGTTCGCGTACGAGACCGCCTACGGTCTCGACGACGACATCACCGACGACGATATCGAGGAGTTCCTATACTCGAAGGAGGCTGAGGATCAGAAGCCGGGCTTCTGGAATCTGCCCACCGCCGCCGGCCTATCCACGATCGGCGTCGGCTCGGCGTACCTCCTGCAAGAGCTCGGCCTGTTCTCGTCGGGGTTCGACTTCTCGGCCCTCGTCGGCCCGTGGCTGATCGGCGTGCTCATCATCCTCATCGGGTTTGGCGTGCTCTCGTGGAGCCCGAACCGGAAGAAGCGCAAGCAGAAGCAGCGGGCGCAGGCCGCCCGTCGCCGCGCTCGGAGCGAGTCGAGCCGGACTGCCGCCGGGGCGAGCCGCCGCGAGCAGCGGAAAGAGCGCAAGACCGAGCGCCGCGAACGCTTCGCCGAGCGGCGGCAGAAGTTCACGAAGTCGCGCACGAACAAGAAGATCTTCGGCGTCTGCGGCGGGATCGGACAGGCGTTTGGGATCGACCCGACGCTCGTCCGCATCGCGTTCGTGATCGCACTCATCGCGGCCGGCGGCACGGCGATCCCGATCTACCTCCTCCTCGCGTGGCTCATGCCCAACGGCGACGCCGTCGCCTCGGACATCGCCGACTCCGACCTCGACGACGACCGCCTCATCATCATCCGGTGA
- a CDS encoding pitrilysin family protein: MSSPVATSTTLSFAERTHEADCGAARVLMLPTPVDRVVSFRGSFVTRPDFGSGQELEQKLVTMMLDKGTRHRDRFAVAEALEDRGVQLHFSADGLRCGVSGRALRADLPDVLALLAEQLRDPLFDADEFDKVKAQHAASLRRALDSTSAQAADALARRLFPADHPNYRSAPASDLARLEALSVDDVRAYHAAHFGARDLLLAFAGDLDPDAVAASVTDALGDWAVPSDTAPFATAPDPAPPGRVDVPMADRQNLDVRMGHALALRRDDDDYLPLYVGNYILGGNFSARLMSTVRDEQGLTYGIGSTLTGVQVEFDGYWRIAVTLSGDALERGIEATLEQVRRFVAEGVTEDELAEKQTTLTGTYKVGLATTGGLATSLLINEERGFGAAYLDRHPRLIEALTCDAVNAAVRRHLDADALHIAVAGTLPALNAPGV, encoded by the coding sequence ATGTCGTCACCCGTCGCCACTTCCACCACGCTCTCCTTCGCCGAACGCACGCACGAGGCCGATTGCGGCGCCGCCCGCGTGCTGATGCTGCCGACGCCCGTGGACCGCGTCGTCTCGTTCCGGGGCTCGTTCGTGACGCGGCCGGACTTCGGGTCGGGGCAGGAGCTGGAGCAGAAGTTAGTGACGATGATGCTCGATAAGGGGACGCGCCACCGCGACCGCTTCGCCGTGGCCGAGGCGCTCGAAGACCGCGGCGTCCAACTCCACTTTAGCGCCGACGGCCTCCGCTGCGGCGTCTCCGGCCGCGCCCTCCGCGCCGACCTGCCCGACGTGCTCGCCCTCCTCGCCGAGCAGCTTCGCGATCCGCTCTTCGACGCCGACGAGTTCGACAAGGTGAAGGCGCAGCACGCCGCCTCGCTCCGCCGCGCCCTCGACAGCACGAGCGCACAGGCGGCCGACGCGCTCGCCCGCCGGCTCTTCCCCGCCGATCACCCGAACTACCGCTCGGCTCCCGCTAGTGATCTGGCTCGCCTCGAAGCGCTTTCGGTGGACGACGTCCGGGCCTACCACGCCGCTCACTTCGGCGCCCGCGACCTCCTCCTCGCCTTCGCCGGCGACCTCGACCCCGACGCCGTCGCCGCGTCCGTCACCGACGCGCTCGGCGACTGGGCGGTGCCCTCCGACACGGCCCCCTTCGCGACGGCGCCCGACCCCGCGCCGCCCGGCCGCGTCGACGTCCCGATGGCCGACCGGCAGAACCTCGACGTGCGGATGGGCCACGCCCTCGCGCTCCGCCGCGACGACGACGACTACCTCCCGCTCTACGTCGGCAACTACATCCTCGGCGGCAACTTCTCGGCCCGCCTCATGAGCACCGTCCGCGACGAGCAAGGGCTGACGTACGGCATCGGCTCGACGCTCACCGGCGTGCAGGTCGAGTTCGACGGCTATTGGCGCATCGCCGTCACGCTCAGCGGCGACGCGCTCGAACGCGGCATCGAGGCGACGCTGGAGCAGGTCCGGCGATTCGTGGCCGAGGGCGTGACCGAAGACGAGTTGGCTGAGAAGCAGACGACGCTCACCGGCACCTACAAAGTCGGCCTCGCGACGACGGGGGGCCTCGCCACGTCCCTCCTCATCAACGAGGAGCGCGGCTTCGGCGCGGCGTACCTCGACCGCCACCCGCGCCTCATCGAAGCGCTCACCTGCGACGCCGTCAACGCCGCCGTGCGCCGCCACCTCGACGCCGACGCGCTGCACATCGCCGTCGCCGGCACGCTGCCCGCCCTCAACGCGCCGGGCGTCTGA
- a CDS encoding pitrilysin family protein, producing the protein MQVADLPPVEHDAFDYVQTSGGIEEYRLRANGLQVLLLPSAAAPVATFMVTYRVGSRNERAGLTGATHLLEHLMFKGTERFHKDRGTSIFPVLQRVGAQINATTWYDRTNYYELLPKEHLGLAVEIEADRMRNARVSADDLASERTVVLNELDRGENESTRKLLHALYATAFFAHPYGHPTIGWRSDVERVTAEGLRHFYDTYYWPDNATASVIGDFDRAEALALIEQHFGAITAAPDPFEHNVTEEPPQQGERRVTVRTAGQLGAVMLGFKSVAALDPAADAVDVLGVALGGGKSARLYRYLTDRGLTTSVFAYAPRLRDPGLFIVYGALAPDVTHATVEAALWDALRAIADEGITEAELRRAKNQIVTSEAFGRDGPYAVASELNEAIAAGDWTLFTTYIDRIERVTLADVQAAAQRTFQRDTMTVGLYDPILPDADEPGRPSSN; encoded by the coding sequence ATGCAAGTTGCTGATCTCCCGCCCGTCGAGCACGATGCGTTCGACTACGTTCAGACCTCCGGTGGGATCGAGGAGTACCGGCTGAGGGCGAACGGGCTGCAAGTCCTCCTGCTGCCCTCGGCAGCGGCGCCCGTCGCCACGTTCATGGTCACGTACCGCGTCGGCAGCCGGAACGAGCGGGCCGGGCTGACGGGGGCGACACACCTCCTCGAACACCTGATGTTCAAGGGGACCGAGCGCTTCCACAAGGACCGCGGCACGAGCATCTTCCCCGTGCTCCAGCGCGTCGGCGCGCAGATCAACGCGACGACGTGGTACGACCGGACGAACTACTACGAGCTGCTGCCGAAGGAGCACCTGGGGCTCGCCGTCGAGATCGAGGCCGACCGGATGCGGAACGCCCGCGTCAGCGCCGACGACCTCGCGAGTGAGCGAACGGTGGTGCTCAACGAACTCGACCGGGGCGAGAACGAGTCGACGCGGAAGCTGCTCCACGCGCTCTACGCGACGGCCTTCTTCGCCCACCCCTACGGCCACCCGACCATCGGCTGGCGCTCCGACGTCGAGCGCGTCACGGCCGAGGGGCTCCGCCACTTCTACGACACGTACTACTGGCCTGACAACGCCACGGCCTCCGTCATCGGCGACTTCGACCGCGCCGAGGCGCTTGCCCTCATCGAGCAGCACTTCGGCGCGATCACGGCGGCGCCGGACCCCTTCGAGCACAACGTCACCGAGGAGCCGCCGCAGCAGGGCGAGCGCCGCGTGACGGTCCGCACGGCGGGCCAGCTCGGGGCTGTGATGCTCGGCTTCAAGTCCGTCGCCGCGCTGGACCCGGCGGCCGACGCCGTCGACGTGCTCGGCGTGGCGCTCGGCGGGGGGAAGAGCGCGCGGCTCTACCGCTACCTGACGGACCGGGGGCTGACGACGAGCGTGTTCGCCTACGCCCCGCGCCTCCGCGATCCCGGACTCTTCATCGTCTACGGCGCACTCGCGCCCGACGTGACGCACGCTACGGTCGAGGCCGCGTTGTGGGACGCCCTCCGAGCCATCGCCGATGAGGGGATCACCGAGGCCGAACTGCGCCGCGCGAAGAACCAGATCGTCACGTCGGAAGCGTTCGGGCGCGACGGGCCGTACGCCGTTGCCTCCGAGCTTAACGAGGCCATCGCCGCCGGCGACTGGACCCTGTTCACGACGTACATCGACCGGATCGAGCGCGTCACCCTCGCCGACGTGCAGGCCGCGGCGCAGCGCACGTTCCAGCGCGATACGATGACCGTCGGCCTCTACGATCCCATCCTGCCCGACGCCGACGAGCCCGGCCGTCCCTCTTCCAATTAA
- a CDS encoding SDR family oxidoreductase, protein MTDRSDRVALVTAASRGMGAAVARRLAADGYRLALLSRSDDLDALADELGAIAVRGSVTEPDDVQRLVDAALDRWGRIDAVVNNTGHPPRGDLLALSDADWHAGLDLVLLNVVRLARLVVPAMQRQGGGSFVNISTFAAIEPTLDYPVSSALRAGLGAFAKLFADRYAADGIRMNAVLPGFIDTFPVPEPTVARIPMDRAGTADEVADAVAFLLSDAARYVTGQSLRVDGGLGRSV, encoded by the coding sequence ATGACCGACCGATCCGACCGCGTAGCCCTCGTCACCGCCGCGAGCCGGGGGATGGGCGCAGCCGTCGCCCGCCGCCTCGCCGCCGACGGCTACCGCCTCGCCCTGCTCAGCCGCAGCGACGACCTCGACGCGCTCGCAGACGAACTCGGCGCCATCGCCGTGCGGGGCTCCGTCACCGAGCCCGACGATGTGCAGCGGCTCGTCGACGCCGCCCTCGACCGGTGGGGTCGGATCGACGCCGTCGTCAACAACACAGGCCATCCGCCGAGAGGGGACCTCCTCGCTCTCAGCGATGCCGATTGGCACGCCGGGCTCGACCTCGTCCTGCTCAACGTCGTCCGCCTCGCCCGCCTCGTCGTCCCCGCGATGCAGCGACAGGGCGGCGGAAGCTTCGTCAACATCTCGACGTTCGCCGCGATCGAGCCGACGCTCGACTACCCCGTGTCGTCGGCGCTGCGGGCCGGGCTCGGCGCCTTCGCCAAGCTCTTTGCGGATCGCTACGCCGCCGACGGCATTCGGATGAACGCCGTGCTGCCGGGCTTCATCGATACCTTCCCCGTGCCCGAGCCGACGGTGGCGCGGATCCCGATGGACCGGGCCGGGACGGCCGATGAGGTCGCCGACGCCGTCGCGTTTCTGCTCTCCGACGCGGCCCGCTACGTCACGGGGCAGAGCCTCCGGGTCGACGGGGGGCTGGGCCGCTCCGTCTGA